TGATGCTCGTTACCGGGAAACTGGAACACGCGGAACTGATGGCGCTCATCGCCGAGTACGGCCCTAAAATCCGACGGCACCTGGTCTGGGACCTGAACCAGGCCGACCTCGGCTCTCTTTCCGGGGACGAGTTCCACATGGTGGCGGCCCTGCTGCTGAAAAGCCTCACCAACCGTGTGCCAGGCGGGAAAACAGCCCTGGTTGCGACCAAGGACCTCACCTACGGCATGTCGCAGATGTACGGCACCATCGCCTCGCTCAGTCAACTACCGTTCAGCTACGCCGTCTTCCGAAGCATGGAGGAGGCGATGGAGTGGATCGCGGCATAGTTGCAATCTGCTGAAAATGTCTTACCCTTTCCCGAGAATTCAACCTGCGCAGGAGGAACTATGCCTAAAGTTACTTTCAAGGGAAACCCGGTGACACTGGTGGGGCCTGAACTGAAGGTGGGAGACGCCGCTCCCAATTTCGCCGTGGTAGACAACTCTCTCAACCAGGTGACCCTGGCCAACTATGAGGGAAAAGTGAAGATCATCAGCGCCGTTCCTTCACTGGACACGCCGGTCTGTGACACGGAGACGAGGCGCTTCAACCAGGAAGCTGCGGGGCTCCCCGGCAACGTGGTGGTCCTGACCGTCAGCGCCGACCTCCCCTTCGCCCAGAAGAGGTGGTGCGGGGCCGCCGGCATCGACAAGGTGGTCACCCTCTCCGACTACCGCGACCGTTCCTTCGCCCTGGCCTACGGGGTGCTGATCGAGGAACTGAAACTGCTGGCCCGCGCCATCTTCGTCATCGACCAGAAGAACGTGATCCGCTACATCCACTTCGTCCCGGAGGTGACCCAAGAGCCGGACTACGCTGCGGTGCTGGCGGCGGCGAAGGAACTGGGATAGCCCGGACACCGGTATAAATGCCGAAGGCGCCCGCAGCTGAAGCCGCGGGCGCCTTTTTTTGCTATCGCGCCGCGCCGGTTATCGTCCTGATTTTACTGGACGCGGTGCACAGGTTGATAGTAAAAGGATTGTCATGGAAACCCGAACCATCCCCACCACCTTGCAGATCAGCTACGTGCTGGCGGTGCTCGCCGTGATCACGGTGCTGCACTTCCACCTGCTGCCGGCGGTTTTCGCCGGGCTGGCGGTGTACGCGCTCACGGCGAAGCTGGCGCTCAAGCTCCCGGTACGCTGGGGGACGCTGACCCAGAAGGTGGCGCTGGCTGGTATCATCCTGTTCGTGATCGGCTTGGTATCGGGGATCTGCCTGGGGCTATGGTCCTTTATGCGCGGGCACCACGGCATGTCCAACCTGCTCGACACCGCGGCGGAGACGCTCGACAACCTGAAGCGGAACCTGCCGGCGGACCTGACCGCGCTGCTGCCGGACACGGTAGACGAGCTGCGCGAGCAGATCGTCACCATGCTGCGCGAGCACGGCAAGAACATCTCCTCGGTGGGGATCTCGGGGGTGAAGACCTTCGCCCACCTGGTCTTGGGCATGGTGGTGGGGAGCCTCGCGGTCCTGCACCGCTTCAACAGGGAGGAAGGGTTCCCCCCCCTGGCCGGCCACCTGCACGACCGGCTCCTGAACCTGGCCAGCGCCTTCGACAAAGTGGTCTTCGCCCAGGTGAAGATCTCGCTGTTGAACACCGCCCTCACCGCGCTGTACCTGGCGGTGATCCTCCCCCTGTGCGGGGTGTACCTTCCCATGGTGACGCTTTTGATCCTGCTCACCTTCATCGCCGGCCTCCTTCCGGTGGTGGGGAACCTTATTTCCAATTTCACCATCGTGCTGATCAGCCTCGGGGTCTCCCCCATGGTCGGCGTCGCCTCTTTGGCCTTCCTGGTGCTGATCCACAAGCTGGAGTACTTCACCAACGCCCGCATCGTCGGCAGCGAGGTCAAGGCAAGCGTCTGGGAGCTACTCACTGCCATGCTGGTCATGGAAGCGATCTTCGGCGTGGCCGGCTTGGTCGCCGCCCCCGTGGTCTACGCCTGGCTCAAGGCCGAACTGAAGGCATACCGGCTGGTGTGAGCCTCCCCTTGGCCAAAGGGACCGCCCGTAGTATCATTTCCGGCATGGTCGCCAAGCTCCCCGCAAAAAATAACCCCGTTCCATGCTCCGTCCCCCGCGTCGGCGCGTCGCGTCGCCGCACCCTCCCCGGCATATCAACCCTGCACCGTTTCCCGCTCCTCTTGTCGCGCCTGGCCTGCGCCCTGCTCCTGGTCGCGCTCTGGGTCGCCGGCCCGTGCTCCCCGGCCGAGGCCGCCCCGACCGCCACCCTGTACTTCTTCTGGGGCGAGGGATGCCCGCACTGCGCCGAGGCGAAGCCCTGCCTGGATGAGCTGCGGCGCCGCTACCCCGGCCTCAGGGTGGAGGCAACGGAGGTGCTGAAACACCGGGAGAACATACCGCTTCTCATGCGGATGGCCAAGGAGCGGGGACGGGAGGCGACCGGGGTACCGGTCTTCATCATCGGGGCGCACTACTTCAGCGGGTTCTCGGAAGGGACTTCGGCGCAGCTGGAAGAGGCGGTCAAGGAGGCGCTGCAGCAGCCGGCCCGCCCTCCCCTGCCCCAAGCAGCCGCGCCCGGGGTGGCGCCGCTTACCGTACCGGGGGTGGGCAAGATCGACCCGCGGCGCTCCCTCACCGCCTTCACCCTGGTGCTCGCCTCTCTGGACAGCTTCAACCCCTGCGCCTTCTTCGTCCTCTTCTTCCTGTTGAGCCTTCTGATCCACGCCCGCTCGCGGCGTCGCATGCTGCTCATCGGCGGGGTCTTCGTCTTCGTCTCGGGGCTTTTGTACTTCCTGTTCCTGGCCGCCTGGCTGAACCTGTTCCTGATCGCCGGGGCACTCCCCGCCGTCACCACGGCCGCGGGCATCCTGGCGCTCCTCATCGGCCTGGTCAACGTGAAGGATTTCTTCCTGTTCCGGCGCGGCGTGACCCTCGGCATACCGGAAGGGAAAAAGCCCGAGCTTTTCGCCCGGATGCGACGGCTTCTGAAGACGGACTCCCTGCCATCGCTTCTGGCCGGGACCGGCGTGCTCGCCGTTGCCGCCAACAGCTACGAACTCTTGTGCACCGCCGGCTTCCCCATGGTCTTTACCCGCGCCCTGACCCTGCACGGGCTCACCGCGGCGGGGTACTACTTCTACCTCGCCCTGTACTGTCTGGTCTACGTGGTGCCGCTGACGCTGATCGTGGCGCTCTTTACCGCGACACTCGGGGGGAGCAAGCTGAGTGAATGGCAGGGGCGGGTGCTGAAGCTTGTTTCGGGGCTGATGATGCTGGGGCTTGGCGGGATGCTGCTGGTGAGGCCGGCGCTGTTGAGCAACCCGGCCGTCTCGGGTCTGCTCCTCGTGGCGACCCTGGCGCTCGCCGGTGCGCTCGCCATGTGCTGGCGGCGGGTGCACGCGGGAGGGGACGGCGGCGGGAGGACTACTCCGCGGCGAAGGAGCCGGTAAGGGCCGACTTGATCTTCTCCCCCAGGCTCGCCATGTCGAAGGGCTTCTGGATGAAGTTGACCCGGCTGTGGTCCACCCCTTTGTCCAAGAGCGTCTCCGGGGCATAGCCGGACATGTAGATGATCTTCAGGTCCGGGCGCAGGGCGAGGATGGTTTCCACCGCGTCCTTGCCGCTCGCCCCCGGCAGCATCACGTCCGAGAGCACCAGGTCGATACTGTGTTCCGCCCGGCACAGCTCCAGCGCCTGGGTTGAATTCTCGGCCAGGAGCACGCGGTATCCCATGTGCTCCAGCATCTTCAACGTCATCTTCCCCACGATCTCGTCGTCCTCGACCACCAGCACCGTACCGGTCGCCTGCCCCACCGGCACCGCCTTAAGCTCCTGGACCCGCTCCTGGAAGCGCGGCAGGTAGACCCTGAAGGTGGTGCCCACCCCGCGCTCGCTCTCCACGGTCACAAAGCCCCCGTTCTGGGTCACCATGCCGTAGACGCTGGCAAGGCCAAGCCCGCTCCCCTGCCCCACCTCCCGCGTCGTAAAGAAGGGTTCGAAGACCCGCCGGCAGGTCTCGCGGTCCATGCCGTGCCCGGAATCGGAGATGGCGATCTCCAGGTATTCGCCGGGCACCGCGTCTATGTTGGTGCTGCAGACCTCTTCTCCTACCGAGATGTTTTTGGTGCCGATGACCAAGTCCCCGCCGTGCGGCATGGCAGCGCCTGCGTTACTGACGATGTTGGCAACGATCTCTTCCAGCTGGGCCGGATCTATGCGCACCGGCCACGACTCCCGGCACAGCTTCAGCGCGATCCTGGCCCCGCTCCCGGCAAGGGTTGACACCTTGCGTGCAAGTTCTGCCAGCGCCTCGTTCGCGTCGATGGTTTTCGGGGAAATGAGCTGCTGCCGCGAGAAGCACAGGAGCTGCGCCGTGAGGTCGCGGGAACGCTGCGCCGCCTTGCAGATCTCGTGCAGATTCTCGGCGATGCGCTGGTGACCGTGGTACTCCATCGCCAACATCTCCGCGTAGCCGATGATGACTGACAGCATGTTGTTGAACTCGTGCGCCACCCCTCCCGCCAGGCGTCCCACCGATTCCATCTTGATGGCCTGCCTGAGTTTGTCCTCCAGAAGCTTCTGCTTGGTGATCTCGTTGATGATCATGCCGCAATAGCCCGGCTTGGGACGGAACAGCCAGACCTGGCACCACTTGCCGTTGAAGAAGTAGCGCTCCAGGAACAGCGGCGTCCCCTCGCGGGCCAGCCGCCCCAGGCTTTCCAGCTGGGAAGGCTCGAACTCAGGGAGCAGCTCCAGCATGGTGCGCCCCACCAGGTCCTCCTCGCAGTGGCCGGTGAAGGCCTCGAAAGCGGGGTTGACCTCGACGAAGCTGAAGTCGGCAGGGGTCCCCATCGGCCCCAGCAGCATCTTCAAGAGGGCGAAGCCGTTGCCCATGTTCTCGAACAGCAGCCGGTACTTGTCCTCGCTCTCCTTCAGGTTGCGATAGACCGTTCGGGCCGAGACGATAGCCATGGCGCAGACGTTGGCGGCGCTGACCGCAAGGTTCAGGTACCTTTGCAGGTGCTGGGGCATAGCGAAGTAGCCGGCCCAGAGCCACCCTACCAAGCCGTTGTGGTCCAGGCGCACCATGAAACCTGCGCCCTGCGCCGTTATCTCGAAGCTCCCTCCTACCCTACCGGCGAGTTGGCGCAAGGTGACGTCCTTGGTAAGCACCTCGCCGTGACGGTAGAGCGGTCCGCCGTTGCCCGGGATGAAAGCAACCTCCCTGGCCCCGAACAGCATTGCGAATACGGAGAGCAGCTCCTCGACCACCCGTTGCTCACCGCTGCTACTGGACAGCCTGGAGAGCAGATCGAGCAAAAGCGCGTAATCGGAGGCCGGCGCGACGCCGTCGTCCCCTTCCCCCGTCTCCTGCAGTTCCAGTTCGTCGTGCGCCCTTTGCAACTGCAGCGCGAGAAGTTCCAGTCCGACCGGTACCGACTCAACCGGCCGCTGCACGAAGGCGCCGAACTCCGCCAGGGTAGTGAGGCTTCCCGGCAAGCTCCCGGTATCGACCAGGGTGATCCTGGCACAGCTCTCGGCGAAGAATTCGGCCCCGGTAATCTCGTCAAACCCCCAGCCCTCGACGAAAGAGCGCCAGCGGCTAAGCCAACCCGGGGTGACCAGGTAGCCCCCGGCGGCGGTGAGCCTGTCGAAAGCGTAGTCGCCGCAGATCAGGGCGGCGCAGTGCCGCTTTTTCAGCAGCTGGATCCGGCGCAGGTCGTCGGGGGGGGCTCCCAGGTGTCCCAGGCATTCGCCCCCCACCACGATCGCCGGTGAGCCGCCGCACAGGCGACGCAGATCGTCCCAGGAAATCGGGGGACGGCCGCAGCACCCGGCGAAGGTGGTGCACTTCGCCCCCTGCAGGCATCCGCCAGCCAGGGCGCTATTCACCTCCTCCCCGAGGGCCTCGCAGCAGTAGATACGCGTGGTGGCCATGGTCACCCCCTCCCGCCGGCGAGCGGATAGCGCCCGTATTCCCGCACCGCCTGCCCGATAAGGCCGAGGGTCGTTTCGGGCACCTGCCACGGGATCTCGCCATGCTGATCCGAGAGGACGAAGCCACCGCCGGAGGCCCCGGCATCAATTGCCCCCTGCACCGCCGCGACGGTGGCGGCCTCGTCCCAGCTGCGCATCTGGACGCCGTTGAGGTTGCCCAGTACCGCCAGGCGCCCGCGGCAGGCCGCCTTCACCGCCGCAAGGTCCTCTTCCCCCCCAACGCCGACCATCTTGGTGCCGGTGTCAACCAGGTCGTCCACGACCTGCAGGCAGGGCCCCGACGCCAGGTGAGTGGCGGTCGGCCCCGCCATGGCGGCTATGGCCTTTTGTGCCACCGGACGGCCGAAGCGGCGATACAGGGTGGGGTCGATCATCTTGGCAGAGGCGAGCGGGTCGAAATAGCAAATGGCGTGGGCTCCGGCGGCAAGCTGGGCGTTGCCCCATGCCGCGCAGAAGGCGCCGTTGATCTCCATGAGCCGGTGCATGAGGTCGGGACGGTCGAAGATGAGGTCGAGATAGTGGTCGAAGCCGAGCTGCATCACCGGCAGCGAGAAGGGAGACATGACCACGCCGATGATGGGGACGCTGTCGCCGACCGCCTGCCTCAGGGCGCGCTGCGCTTCCAGTACCCGCGTGAGCCCCGGCACGTCCGCTATCCGCGGCGGGGTGAGCGAGGCAATGGTGTCGGCCTTGAGCGGCGGCGGACCCGCGTTGGGAGGGCCGTCCTCCCTGAAGATGGTGCTTCCCCCCCAGGCCTCCGCTTCCAGCGAGGCGTGGAAGAATGCGTAGATGCAGTCGTGCCCGTAGCGCTTGAGCATGCGCAACTGCCCCTGCACCACGTGTTCGGCTTTGGCAAAGTACTCCTCGATGGTGAGCCCGAGTTCGCGGGCGCCGTGCAGGGAAAGGAGCAGGAACAGGGGCACCCGGTCCGGCTCCCGGTGCGACAAGGTGGTGAGGACGCGCTCCATGCTGGTCATGACTCCCCCTCCCTGAGCTGCGCCAGTGCGGGCAGCACCTGTGACGCCGTGTCGCAGCTCAGGTCCGCCCCCACCTCACGGTGCAGCGCCGGGTCGAGGCGGAAGGGGGCACCTCCCACCACGATGCTGCACGTTATCCCGAGCCGGTCCAGGGCTTCACGCACCTCGCGCACCTTGAGGGCGGAGGGGAGCATCAATGCCGAGATCAACAGCACCCGCACCCCGTCCCGCTGCACGCGCCGGACCAACTCCTGCACATCCACCGTGCCGTAATCGAGGTACGGGATGCCGGCCCCCTTGAGCACGAACCCCACCAGGCGCTTGCCCAGCAGGTGGTAGTCCTCGAGCACCGCCAGCGCCACCCGCCGGCGTTCCTGCACCGACCCGGAACGCCCGCCGAGCACCTCTTCCATGAACTCCTCGCACAGGCGTCCGCTCATGTAGACGTGGGAGAGGGAAAGATCGCCGCGGTCCCACTTTTCGCCGATGACAGTCAGGGCCGGAGCGATCACCTGTTCGCAGAAGTTCAAAGGGGAGAGGCCGGAATCGGCATGGATGCGCTGTATGGCCAGCCGGTCCATCCCAACCAGGGCGGATTCCAGCAGCAGCACGGGGGAACCTTCACGATAATCGGCAGCGTTACCGGAATAGCAGGAGGTGACCATGTATCTCTCCAGATAGCAACTTGTTGCACGGAAAACGACAAGCAGATCCAGTCAATACAGCTTAAACATCAGGGGAATCGAAGAAGACACTTCGGTTAGGACTAAAACTTACACCTCCTTCGGATATTAGTCCACTGCAATGTTCACCTTTTTGACAGCCATGGAGCTCTTTTGACTATTTTTTGGATTCTTTGTGACTGTAATCACTCTCGCTGTGTCAGTCTTCGCGGCAGCCTCCCTGCCGGCCAAAGCCCGGCATTGACTGGAGCGCCCAAACAATTATCATACTCTAATTATTCATCGGAGGTGATAGCCATGGGCGCATTTGACATTGTGGTCGTGGGAGCGGGAATTTCCGGGTCGACACTGGCGGAACGTTACGCCGCCCGGGGTGCACGGGTGCTGGTGCTGGAGAAGCGGCACCATATCGGCGGCAACTGCTACGACAGTTTCGACGACCACGGCATCCTGGTCTCCAACTATGGCGCCCACCTGTTCCATACCGAGTACGAGGACGTGTGGCGCTACGTGAACCGCTTCTCCCAGTGGTACCCCTACCAGCACCGCGTGCTGGCCCGGGTGGACGGCAAGCTGGTGCCGATCCCCGTCAACATCACCACGGTCAATTCCGTGTTCGGGCTCACCATGCAATGCGAAGCCGAGATGCAGCGCTTCCTGGACCGGGTCCAGGTGAAGCACCCCGCCCCCGCAAACGGAGAGGACGCGGCTCTGGCGCGGGTGGGGCACGTCCTGTACGAGAAGATGTTCAAGCACTACACCAAGAAGCAGTGGAACAAGTATCCGCACGAACTGGACGCCTCGGTGCTGCAGAGGATCCCCATCCGCACCAACTTCGACGACCGCTACTTCAGCGACCGCTACCAGGCGCTACCCCTGGAGGGGTACACGAAACTCTTCGAGAAGATGCTCGCCCACCCCAACATCGAGGTGCGCCTGAACACCGACTACTTCGACGTCAGGGACAGCGCCGAGGTGCGCGGCTGCCGCAAGCTCTTCTACGCCGGCCCCATCGACCGCTTCTTCGACTACCGGCATTCGCGGCGCCAGAAGCTGCAGTGGCGCTCCATCCGCTTCGAGTGGATCACCCTGGACCAGGAGTACTTCCAGGAGAACTCGGTGATCAACTACCCCGACCCCGTCGACGGCGACTTCACCCGCATCGTCGAGTACAAGCACTTCACCCGCCAGAAGCACCACAAGACCACCATCTCCCGCGAGTACACCACCGACGAGGGGGAACCGTACTACCCGGTCCCCAACCCCGAGAACGAGGCCATCTACCGGCGCTACCAGGAGGAGGCTGACCGGCTGGCCAACGTTCACTTCGTCGGGCGCCTGGCCAACTACAAGTACTTCAACATGGACCAGGCCTTCAAGAACGCCCTCGACCTGTTCCACGGCCTGGAGGGGGCCGACGCCGACTTGTTGTAAATCGCGGTTGCCCTGCTAGTCTTTGCGGATGAATTTTTTTTAATCCTTCATCGAGGCATGGCGCATGGAATATCCCCGCCCCCAACTGCAGCGCCCGGAATGGCTCTCCCTGGACGGCCCCTGGCGCTTCACCTACGACGACGCCGGGCGCTACGGCATCCCGTCCGACATCGAGTCCTGGCCGCTCACCATCGAGGTCCCCTTCGCCCCGGAAGCCAACGCCTCCGGCATCGGGGACACCGGTTTCCACAAGGTCTGCTGGTACCAGCGCGACTTCGAGTTGCGCCCCGAACCGGGCAAGAAGGTGCTGCTGCACTTCGGCGCCGTCGACTACCTGGCCCACGTCTGGGTCAACGATATGCTGGTGGCCAGGCACCGTGGCGGCTTTACCCCCTTCAGCGCCGACATCGGCCACGTGCTCTCCGCCAACGGCATCCAGCGGGTCACGGTGCGGGTGGAGGACGACCCCGAAGACCTGGAAAAGCCGCGCGGCAAGCAGGATTGGCGCCCAGAGCCCCATGCCATCTGGTACTACCGCACCACCGGCATCTGGCAGACGGTCTGGCTGGAGCAGGTGCCTGAGACCTACGTCAGGAGGATCCGCTGGTCGCCGCACCTGGAACGCTGGGAGATCGGATTTGAGGCCTTCATCCTGGGGCCCATCGCCGACGAACTCGAGGTGCAGGTGCGCCTCTCCAGCGACGGCGACCTCCTGGTCGAGGACCGCTACCGGGTGATCCGCGGCGAGGTGCACCGCAGGATAGCCCTCTCCGACCCCGGCATCGACGACTTCCGAAATGACCTGCTCTGGTCCCCCGAGCACCCGCGCCTGATCGATGCGGAGGTGAAGCTCATGCAGGGGGGCGAGGTGATTGACAGCATCACCTCCTACACGGCGCTTCGCTCCGCGAAGGTGCACCGGGACCGCTTCCTCCTGAACGGCCGGCTCTACCCCCTGAAGCTGGTGCTGGACCAGGGGTACTGGCCCGATACCCTGATGACGCCCCCCTCCTCCGAGGCGGCCCGGCGCGACGTGGAGCTCGCCAAGGCGATGGGGTTCAACGGGGTGAGAAAACACCAGAAGCTCGAGGACCCGCGCTACCTGTACTGGGCGGACCGGCTCGGCCTCGTCGTCTGGGCCGAGATGCCATCGGCCTTCCGCTTCACCAACCGCGCCGTGAAGCGCCTGATGCGGGAGTGGACCGAGGCAATAGAGCGCGACTACAGCCACCCTTGCGTCATCGTCTGGGTCCCTTTCAACGAATCATGGGGGGTCCCCGACCTCACCGCCACCCAGGCCCACCGCGATGCGGTGCACGCCTTCTACCACCTCACCAAGACGCTCGACCCGGAGCGCCCCGTGATCGGCAACGACGGCTGGGAAAGCTCGGCAACCGACATCATTGGCATCCACGACTACGACAACAACCCGGACACGCTCCGGGCGCGCTACGGCCCGCAGGTGAAGCCGGACGAGCTCTTCGACCGGCGCCGCCCCGGGGGACGCATCCTCACCCTGGACGGCTACCCGCACCGGGGCCAGCCCATCATCCTCACCGAGTTCGGCGGGGTCGCCTACGTGAACCCCGCGGACGAGTCGCACCGGGGCACCTGGGGCTACTTCAGGCACGACAACCTGGAGCAGTTCGAGAAACTGGTGCTCGCCCTGATCGACGTCGCCCGCGGCACCGCCATGTTCAGCGGCTTTTGCTACACCCAGTTCGCCGACACCTTCCAGGAAGCCAACGGCCTCCTCTACCCGGACCGGACCCCGAAGATCCCGCTGGAGAAAATCGCCCAGGCGGTACGGGGACAGGTCGAGGAGGGGGCGCTGCATTGGGAAAGCACCTAGCACAAATCCCCCGCACAGATACCCTCAGGCCCCGACGCCGAGGGAAAGGGACGACGACATGCTCTACAGGGAAGAGATGAAGAAGCCCGACGGACGCAGCCTCACCCTCTACGGCCGCACCCCGATCCGGGTCGAGGGGGAGGCCCCCTGCCCGAACCGCGAGCCTTTGCAGGCCAACCCGCACCTGCGCTGGCACCCCCTGCGGGGGGAATGGGTCGCCTATGCGAGCTACCGCCAGGGGCGCACCTTCATGCCCCCCCCCGAGTTCAACCCGCTTGCCCCCACCCGCGACCCGGAGAACCCGACCGAGCTCCCCCAGGGGGAGTACCAGGTGGCGGTGTTCGACAACCGCTTCCCTTCGCTGGCCCAGGCCGCCCACGACCCGCCGCGGGAGGCGGTGAAGACCGCACCGGCCCGGGGCAAGTGCGAGGTGGTGGTCTTTACCAAGGACCCGATCGCCTCGCTCGCCTCGCTGCCCCTGGACCACATCGAGCTCCTCATGGAAGTCTGGGGGGACCGGGTGGCCGTGCTCGGCAGCGACAAGTGCATCAAGTACGTGCTCCCGTTCGAGAACAAGGGGGTCGAGGTTGGGGTGACCCTGCACCACCCGCACGGCCAGATTTACGCCTATCCCTTCGTCCCGCCGGCCCCGGCGCGCATGCAGACCGAGGAGCTGATGCACTACCGCGAGCGGGGGCGCCCGCTGCTCGAGGAACTGATCGAGGGGGAGGTGATCTCCGGAGAGCGCATCCTCTACGCAGGCGAACACGCCGTCTCCTTCGTCCCCCCCTGCGCCCGCTACCCCTACGAGGTGTGGGTGGCGCCGCGCCGGGCGGTCCCCGGGTTCGACCGGCTGGAGCCGGCGGTGCGGGCCGACCTGGCCCGGGCCCTGAAAACCACGCTCCTCAAATACGACGGACTGTGGCAGCGCCCTTTCCCCTACCTGATGGCGTGGTACGGCGCCCCCACCGACGGCAGGCACCACCCCGAGAGCCACCTGCACGCCGAGTTCTATCCCCCCTACCGCTCCAGCGACCGGCTCAAGTACCTGGCCGGCACCGAACTTGCCGCCGGCATGTTCGCCAACGACGCGCTCCCCGAGGAGAAGGCGCGTGAACTGAAAAATGTGGAGGTGCTGCTATGAACGACGCCATCCGCGCGGCCGAAGCGGCCGAAAAGGTACGGCTGATCCGGGAGTCGCTCTGCCCGGATATGGCGGTGCGCCTGAAAGGGGTCGACTGGTTCGCCTGGATCACGGCGGGCGGCTCTAACGA
This window of the Geomonas agri genome carries:
- the tpx gene encoding thiol peroxidase, which produces MPKVTFKGNPVTLVGPELKVGDAAPNFAVVDNSLNQVTLANYEGKVKIISAVPSLDTPVCDTETRRFNQEAAGLPGNVVVLTVSADLPFAQKRWCGAAGIDKVVTLSDYRDRSFALAYGVLIEELKLLARAIFVIDQKNVIRYIHFVPEVTQEPDYAAVLAAAKELG
- a CDS encoding AI-2E family transporter; protein product: METRTIPTTLQISYVLAVLAVITVLHFHLLPAVFAGLAVYALTAKLALKLPVRWGTLTQKVALAGIILFVIGLVSGICLGLWSFMRGHHGMSNLLDTAAETLDNLKRNLPADLTALLPDTVDELREQIVTMLREHGKNISSVGISGVKTFAHLVLGMVVGSLAVLHRFNREEGFPPLAGHLHDRLLNLASAFDKVVFAQVKISLLNTALTALYLAVILPLCGVYLPMVTLLILLTFIAGLLPVVGNLISNFTIVLISLGVSPMVGVASLAFLVLIHKLEYFTNARIVGSEVKASVWELLTAMLVMEAIFGVAGLVAAPVVYAWLKAELKAYRLV
- a CDS encoding glutaredoxin family protein: MAKGTARSIISGMVAKLPAKNNPVPCSVPRVGASRRRTLPGISTLHRFPLLLSRLACALLLVALWVAGPCSPAEAAPTATLYFFWGEGCPHCAEAKPCLDELRRRYPGLRVEATEVLKHRENIPLLMRMAKERGREATGVPVFIIGAHYFSGFSEGTSAQLEEAVKEALQQPARPPLPQAAAPGVAPLTVPGVGKIDPRRSLTAFTLVLASLDSFNPCAFFVLFFLLSLLIHARSRRRMLLIGGVFVFVSGLLYFLFLAAWLNLFLIAGALPAVTTAAGILALLIGLVNVKDFFLFRRGVTLGIPEGKKPELFARMRRLLKTDSLPSLLAGTGVLAVAANSYELLCTAGFPMVFTRALTLHGLTAAGYYFYLALYCLVYVVPLTLIVALFTATLGGSKLSEWQGRVLKLVSGLMMLGLGGMLLVRPALLSNPAVSGLLLVATLALAGALAMCWRRVHAGGDGGGRTTPRRRSR
- a CDS encoding ATP-binding protein, with translation MATTRIYCCEALGEEVNSALAGGCLQGAKCTTFAGCCGRPPISWDDLRRLCGGSPAIVVGGECLGHLGAPPDDLRRIQLLKKRHCAALICGDYAFDRLTAAGGYLVTPGWLSRWRSFVEGWGFDEITGAEFFAESCARITLVDTGSLPGSLTTLAEFGAFVQRPVESVPVGLELLALQLQRAHDELELQETGEGDDGVAPASDYALLLDLLSRLSSSSGEQRVVEELLSVFAMLFGAREVAFIPGNGGPLYRHGEVLTKDVTLRQLAGRVGGSFEITAQGAGFMVRLDHNGLVGWLWAGYFAMPQHLQRYLNLAVSAANVCAMAIVSARTVYRNLKESEDKYRLLFENMGNGFALLKMLLGPMGTPADFSFVEVNPAFEAFTGHCEEDLVGRTMLELLPEFEPSQLESLGRLAREGTPLFLERYFFNGKWCQVWLFRPKPGYCGMIINEITKQKLLEDKLRQAIKMESVGRLAGGVAHEFNNMLSVIIGYAEMLAMEYHGHQRIAENLHEICKAAQRSRDLTAQLLCFSRQQLISPKTIDANEALAELARKVSTLAGSGARIALKLCRESWPVRIDPAQLEEIVANIVSNAGAAMPHGGDLVIGTKNISVGEEVCSTNIDAVPGEYLEIAISDSGHGMDRETCRRVFEPFFTTREVGQGSGLGLASVYGMVTQNGGFVTVESERGVGTTFRVYLPRFQERVQELKAVPVGQATGTVLVVEDDEIVGKMTLKMLEHMGYRVLLAENSTQALELCRAEHSIDLVLSDVMLPGASGKDAVETILALRPDLKIIYMSGYAPETLLDKGVDHSRVNFIQKPFDMASLGEKIKSALTGSFAAE
- a CDS encoding uroporphyrinogen decarboxylase family protein, encoding MTSMERVLTTLSHREPDRVPLFLLLSLHGARELGLTIEEYFAKAEHVVQGQLRMLKRYGHDCIYAFFHASLEAEAWGGSTIFREDGPPNAGPPPLKADTIASLTPPRIADVPGLTRVLEAQRALRQAVGDSVPIIGVVMSPFSLPVMQLGFDHYLDLIFDRPDLMHRLMEINGAFCAAWGNAQLAAGAHAICYFDPLASAKMIDPTLYRRFGRPVAQKAIAAMAGPTATHLASGPCLQVVDDLVDTGTKMVGVGGEEDLAAVKAACRGRLAVLGNLNGVQMRSWDEAATVAAVQGAIDAGASGGGFVLSDQHGEIPWQVPETTLGLIGQAVREYGRYPLAGGRG
- a CDS encoding cobalamin B12-binding domain-containing protein → MVTSCYSGNAADYREGSPVLLLESALVGMDRLAIQRIHADSGLSPLNFCEQVIAPALTVIGEKWDRGDLSLSHVYMSGRLCEEFMEEVLGGRSGSVQERRRVALAVLEDYHLLGKRLVGFVLKGAGIPYLDYGTVDVQELVRRVQRDGVRVLLISALMLPSALKVREVREALDRLGITCSIVVGGAPFRLDPALHREVGADLSCDTASQVLPALAQLREGES
- the glf gene encoding UDP-galactopyranose mutase; amino-acid sequence: MGAFDIVVVGAGISGSTLAERYAARGARVLVLEKRHHIGGNCYDSFDDHGILVSNYGAHLFHTEYEDVWRYVNRFSQWYPYQHRVLARVDGKLVPIPVNITTVNSVFGLTMQCEAEMQRFLDRVQVKHPAPANGEDAALARVGHVLYEKMFKHYTKKQWNKYPHELDASVLQRIPIRTNFDDRYFSDRYQALPLEGYTKLFEKMLAHPNIEVRLNTDYFDVRDSAEVRGCRKLFYAGPIDRFFDYRHSRRQKLQWRSIRFEWITLDQEYFQENSVINYPDPVDGDFTRIVEYKHFTRQKHHKTTISREYTTDEGEPYYPVPNPENEAIYRRYQEEADRLANVHFVGRLANYKYFNMDQAFKNALDLFHGLEGADADLL
- a CDS encoding glycoside hydrolase family 2 protein, whose protein sequence is MEYPRPQLQRPEWLSLDGPWRFTYDDAGRYGIPSDIESWPLTIEVPFAPEANASGIGDTGFHKVCWYQRDFELRPEPGKKVLLHFGAVDYLAHVWVNDMLVARHRGGFTPFSADIGHVLSANGIQRVTVRVEDDPEDLEKPRGKQDWRPEPHAIWYYRTTGIWQTVWLEQVPETYVRRIRWSPHLERWEIGFEAFILGPIADELEVQVRLSSDGDLLVEDRYRVIRGEVHRRIALSDPGIDDFRNDLLWSPEHPRLIDAEVKLMQGGEVIDSITSYTALRSAKVHRDRFLLNGRLYPLKLVLDQGYWPDTLMTPPSSEAARRDVELAKAMGFNGVRKHQKLEDPRYLYWADRLGLVVWAEMPSAFRFTNRAVKRLMREWTEAIERDYSHPCVIVWVPFNESWGVPDLTATQAHRDAVHAFYHLTKTLDPERPVIGNDGWESSATDIIGIHDYDNNPDTLRARYGPQVKPDELFDRRRPGGRILTLDGYPHRGQPIILTEFGGVAYVNPADESHRGTWGYFRHDNLEQFEKLVLALIDVARGTAMFSGFCYTQFADTFQEANGLLYPDRTPKIPLEKIAQAVRGQVEEGALHWEST